In one window of Hyla sarda isolate aHylSar1 chromosome 1, aHylSar1.hap1, whole genome shotgun sequence DNA:
- the PIGY gene encoding phosphatidylinositol N-acetylglucosaminyltransferase subunit Y: MFLSLSTLTVLVPLLSLSGIFYSASVDDEFPKGCTSTASVCFYSLLLPITLPVYVFFHLWTWMGLKLFRHN; this comes from the coding sequence ATGTTTCTATCTCTCTCTACACTAACTGTACTTGTGCCTCTCTTGTCACTGTCTGGAATATTTTATTCAGCCTCAGTGGATGATGAGTTCCCCAAGGGATGTACCAGCACAGCAAGTGTGTGTTTCTACAGTCTGCTGCTCCCTATCACCCTGCCGGTCTATGTGTTCTTCCATCTGTGGACATGGATGGGGCTTAAGCTTTTCAGGCACAATTAA